From a single Plasmodium coatneyi strain Hackeri chromosome 4, complete sequence genomic region:
- a CDS encoding Glucose-6-phosphate isomerase produces MDVTGLKSYTELVKLTEEEKKVNLKEYLKDKERSQLLIKKFKNFYIDLSRQRYGTKTLNKLIDYAEEVKLKEKIEKTFKGEKMNMTENRSVLHTALRMPIEKINTHKIVLDGKNILENVHEVLKKIEAYSNSIRNGTIRTCKNTKFKNLICIGIGGSYLGTEFVYEAMKYYYYNTILEKKKKQKKTNQANQVNGANQANGANQANGANQDVCKNDAESNFNINYDQDEIINVRFLANVDPNDINRAIHNIDQTDTLIVIISKTFTTAETMLNARSMKHWLKLKIKDDQDLSKHMVAVSTNLELTDEFGIVRENVFEFWDWVGGRFSVTSAVGILPLSIAFGYENMRQFLNGCHDMDEHFLKTKFEENIPVLLALTSFYNNQFWDCKNVAILPYFQNLLKFAAHIQQLSMESNGKTVDRSNNLINYNTCQVFFGEPGTNGQHSFYQLIHQGQIIPVELIGFKHSHFPLHFPSEKVSNHDELMTNFFAQADALAMGKTLQQVAQENEMNKKKMAPELLTHKVFQGNRPSTLLLFDELNFYTCGLLLSLYESRIVAEGYLLNVNSFDQWGVELGKVLAKEVRNYFHEVRSKKQPATTTTTTAYGFNESTKILLGYYLS; encoded by the coding sequence ATGGATGTCACCGGGCTGAAAAGCTACACGGAACTGGTAAAGCTAAccgaggaggagaaaaaagtgaacctGAAGGAGTATCTGAAGGATAAGGAGAGGTCGCAGCTGCTGATCAAAAAGTTTAAGAACTTCTACATTGACTTGTCTAGGCAAAGGTATGGAACGAAGACGCTAAACAAATTAATCGACTACGCGGAGGAAGTAaaactgaaggaaaaaattgagaagacatttaaaggagaaaaaatgaacatgaCAGAAAATAGGAGCGTCCTTCACACTGCCTTGCGAATGCCaatcgaaaaaataaatacacacaaaattgtcctggacggaaaaaatattcttgaaaatgtacatgaggtgttaaaaaaaattgaagcatATTCAAATAGCATTCGAAACGGAACTATAAGGACTTGCAAAAACACcaagtttaaaaatttaatatgtATAGGCATAGGGGGATCGTACCTTGGAACGGAGTTCGTATACGAGGCGATGAAGTACTACTATTACAACACCATactggagaagaaaaaaaaacaaaaaaaaacaaaccaGGCAAACCAGGTAAACGGGGCAAACCAAGCAAACGGAGCGAACCAGGCAAACGGGGCAAACCAGgatgtgtgcaaaaatgacGCAGAAAGTAATTTCAATATAAATTATGACCAAGACGAAATTATTAACGTACGATTTTTGGCCAACGTGGATCCAAACGATATCAACAGGGCTATACACAACATTGATCAGACGGACACACTTATCGTGATAATTTCCAAAACGTTTACAACAGCAGAGACGATGCTTAATGCGAGATCCATGAAACATTGGCTAAAATTAAAGATAAAAGATGACCAAGATTTGAGCAAACATATGGTTGCAGTTAGTACGAACTTAGAACTGACAGACGAATTCGGCATAGTGCGTGAGAACGTATTTGAATTTTGGGACTGGGTAGGAGGAAGATTCTCTGTAACAAGTGCAGTAGGTATTCTACCTCTTTCCATTGCATTTGGATATGAAAATATGAGACAATTCCTAAATGGCTGTCATGACATggatgaacattttttaaaaacaaagttTGAGGAGAACATTCCAGTCCTATTAGCGTTAACCAGTTTTTACAATAACCAATTTTGGGATTGTAAAAATGTGGCCATTTTGCCATACTTCCAGAACCTGCTAAAATTTGCTGCTCATATTCAGCAGCTGTCGATGGAGAGCAACGGGAAAACAGTAGACCGAAGTAACAATCTTATAAATTATAACACGTGTCAGGTGTTTTTCGGAGAACCAGGGACCAATGGACAACACAGCTTCTATCAGTTAATTCACCAAGGACAGATCATTCCAGTAGAATTAATCGGTTTCAAACATTCCCACTTTCCTCTTCACTTCCCAAGTGAAAAGGTTAGTAACCATGATGAATTGATGACTAACTTTTTTGCCCAAGCCGATGCTTTAGCCATGGGGAAAACCTTACAACAAGTAGCTCaagaaaacgaaatgaacaaaaaaaaaatggctccaGAATTGCTAACCCATAAAGTTTTCCAAGGTAATAGACCTTCCACTTTGCTACTGTTTGATGAATTAAACTTCTACACGTGCGGATTGCTCCTCTCTCTATACGAATCCCGAATCGTCGCTGAGGGATACCTGCTCAATGTGAACAGCTTCGACCAGTGGGGTGTCGAACTCGGCAAGGTCCTGGCCAAGGAGGTCCGCAACTACTTCCACGAGGTGCGTTCGAAGAAGCAGCccgccaccaccaccaccaccaccgcCTACGGGTTTAACGAATCCACCAAAATATTGCTGGGTTACTACCTCAGCTAG
- a CDS encoding GTPase, with the protein MLKYAAYLFGPLNRKPKCTPHFSARNFSILERYIRAKPLSHELKIKEAQNEGIKSEGARKASEKGASTYYPPNITRGVIPKSAYMNTWKIPEQPANPKYLKVALIGAPNAGKSSLLNSILNKTISAVSPKINTTRQDIKGIYTKDNVQIIFIDSPGIVPSHKKKKFCKELVSYAWKGYEEADLVLFIADTVKRPTHDVFNIVRMLAPKKVEAYSSESEDEGETQHYSYNHPSEDNDQEEPQIDLNSGSTNEELYENSKKNVQKFVDYFSTAMEKEAKYRDKSVKENLLKNRKKIIESYNSDVNSKNTPNGEGEQQKLVPPVILVLNKVDLCTNNKWANARAKEFMSNGNFDNIFFISAKYNKGIEELLDYIAKFKAKNQFWVYPKDSNTTLTKVQVVEQLINTYLYCWFNKDVPYKVKHNMLSWCVNLDNSLIIEYQIVVKSQKVAKMICGVHNKLIINMRRNVSYKLTQLWGQNVYVHIHVKSVST; encoded by the coding sequence atgctgAAATATGCCGCGTATCTATTTGGCCCACTAAATAGGAAGCCCAAATGTACCCCACATTTCAGTGCGCggaatttttccattttggaaagATACATAAGGGCGAAGCCGCTGTCACACGAGTTGAAAATTAAGGAGGCGCAAAATGAAGGGATCAAAAGTGAAGGGGCAAGAAAGGCCAGTGAAAAAGGCGCAAGCACATATTACCCCCCCAATATAACCAGAGGAGTTATACCCAAAAGTGCCTACATGAATACGTGGAAAATACCAGAACAGCCGGCAAATCCGAAATATCTAAAAGTGGCACTAATTGGGGCCCCCAATGCAGGGAAAAGCTCTCTCCTAAATTCAATATTGAATAAAACCATTTCAGCAGTTTCGCCAAAAATTAATACTACCAGACAGGacataaaaggaatatacaCAAAAGACAACGTTCAGATAATTTTTATTGATTCGCCTGGTATTGTCCCGTcacataagaaaaaaaagttttgtAAAGAATTAGTGAGTTATGCATGGAAGGGATATGAGGAAGCAGACTTGGTTTTATTTATCGCGGACACTGTGAAGAGGCCAACGCACGATGTGTTCAACATAGTACGAATGCTAGCACCCAAAAAGGTAGAAGCATACAGCAGTGAGAGCGAAGACGAGGGGGAAACGCAGCACTACAGCTATAACCATCCTAGTGAAGACAATGATCAGGAGGAACCACAAATTGATTTGAATAGCGGCTCCACTAATGAAGAGCTTTACGaaaattccaaaaaaaatgtgcaaaaatttgtaGATTATTTTTCCACCGCAATGGAAAAGGAGGCCAAGTATAGGGACAAAAGTGTCAAAGAAAACTTActtaaaaataggaaaaaaattattgaatCGTACAACAGTGATGTAAACAGTAAGAACACGCCGAATGGTGAAGGGGAACAGCAAAAGTTGGTCCCGCCGGTGATACTCGTCCTAAACAAAGTAGATTTATGCACAAACAATAAGTGGGCCAATGCGCGGGCTAAGGAATTTATGAGCAACGGGAATTTTGacaacatattttttatttctgcaAAATATAACAAAGGTATTGAGGAATTATTGGATTATATCGCCAAGTTTAAGGCTAAAAATCAATTTTGGGTGTACCCCAAGGATTCCAACACAACTTTGACCAAAGTACAAGTCGTTGAACAGCTGATTAACACCTATTTGTATTGCTGGTTTAATAAGGATGTCCCTTATAAAGTCAAGCACAACATGCTGTCATGGTGTGTGAATTTGGACAACTCCCTCATCATTGAATATCAAATTGTTGTGAAAAGCCAAAAGGTTGCTAAAATGATTTGCGGCGTTCACAACAAGCTTATTATTAACATGCGCAGAAATGTGTCTTACAAGTTGACGCAGCTGTGGGGCCAGAATGTGTACGTTCACATCCACGTGAAGTCGGTTAGCACTTAA